The Roseicyclus marinus genome has a segment encoding these proteins:
- a CDS encoding GcvT family protein: MKTTTRVCIIGGGVVGCSVAYHLTKLGWTDVMLLERSELTSGSTWHAAGGFHTLNGDTNMAALQGYTIRLYRELEAITGLSCGLHHVGGLTLADTPERFDMLKAERAKHRHMGNETAILGPEEIAKLSPITNLDGILGALYDPLDGHLDPSGTTHAYAKAARMAGAEIVLHTKVIETNPRPDGSWDVVTDKGTIHAEHVVNAAGLWAREVGAMAGCVLPLHPMEHQYIVTEEVPEIMALLADGIEHPHVMDPAGESYLRQEGRGLCIGFYEQPCRPWAVDGTPWNFGHELLPDDFDKIEDSIAFAYRRFPVLERAGVKSVIHGPFTFAPDGNPLVGPVPGLRNYWSACGVMAGFSQGGGVGLMLAQWMVEGECERDVMAMDVARFGRWIGPGYTLPKVIENYQTRFSVSYPNEEKPAARPHRTTPMYDTFDAMGAVWGQQYGLEVVNYFADGNEPRYETPSFRRSNAWEATAREVRAVRTGVGINELQNFGKYRVTGRDARAWLDRLMAGRIPAPGRLSLSPMLSQKGRIVGDFTISCLSPTEFQLTASYGAQDYHLRWFDQWREGDVQIANVSDTRTGFQIAGPRARDLLAAIARQDVGDMAFMDVRRLTMGLSDAIVQRVSYTGDLGYEIYVDAMEQRALWRALWDKGQAFGIKPFGMRAMMSLRLDRGFGSWMREFSPDYTPAETGLDRFIAWRKPVDFIGRPAAEAARAAPPARRLVQMVVEARDADVVAYEPIWLDGAVVGFCTSGGYAHWSGVSTAFGFLPADRIADGLEVEIEILGEMRPARVVMAPLWDDPRMRA, translated from the coding sequence ATGAAGACCACAACGCGCGTCTGCATCATCGGGGGGGGCGTTGTCGGCTGCTCGGTCGCCTATCACCTGACCAAGCTCGGCTGGACCGACGTGATGCTGCTCGAACGCTCGGAACTGACCTCCGGCTCGACATGGCATGCGGCAGGCGGCTTTCACACGCTGAACGGCGACACGAACATGGCGGCCCTTCAGGGCTACACGATCCGCCTCTACCGCGAACTCGAGGCGATCACGGGCCTGTCTTGCGGTCTGCATCACGTGGGCGGCCTGACGCTCGCCGATACGCCCGAACGCTTCGACATGCTCAAGGCCGAACGCGCCAAGCATCGCCACATGGGCAATGAAACCGCCATCCTCGGCCCCGAGGAGATCGCCAAACTCTCGCCCATCACCAATCTCGACGGCATCCTCGGCGCGCTCTACGACCCGCTCGACGGCCATCTCGACCCCTCGGGCACGACCCATGCCTATGCCAAGGCCGCGCGCATGGCCGGTGCCGAGATCGTGCTTCATACCAAGGTGATCGAAACCAACCCCCGCCCCGACGGCTCCTGGGATGTCGTGACCGACAAGGGCACGATCCATGCCGAACACGTGGTCAATGCCGCAGGCCTCTGGGCGCGAGAAGTGGGCGCCATGGCAGGCTGCGTCCTGCCGCTCCACCCGATGGAACACCAATACATCGTGACCGAAGAAGTGCCCGAGATCATGGCGCTTCTGGCCGACGGGATCGAACATCCCCACGTGATGGACCCCGCGGGCGAAAGCTACCTGAGGCAAGAGGGGCGCGGGCTCTGCATCGGTTTCTACGAACAGCCCTGCCGCCCCTGGGCCGTCGACGGCACGCCCTGGAATTTCGGGCACGAGCTCTTGCCCGATGATTTCGACAAGATCGAGGACAGCATCGCCTTTGCCTACAGGCGCTTTCCGGTGCTGGAACGCGCAGGCGTGAAATCGGTGATCCACGGCCCCTTCACTTTCGCCCCCGACGGCAACCCGCTGGTCGGCCCCGTTCCGGGCCTCAGGAACTACTGGTCGGCCTGCGGCGTGATGGCGGGCTTTTCGCAAGGGGGCGGCGTGGGCCTCATGCTGGCTCAATGGATGGTCGAGGGCGAATGCGAACGCGACGTGATGGCGATGGATGTCGCCCGCTTCGGCCGCTGGATCGGTCCGGGCTACACGCTGCCCAAGGTGATCGAGAATTACCAGACGCGCTTTTCCGTCAGCTACCCGAACGAGGAAAAACCCGCCGCCCGCCCCCATCGCACGACGCCCATGTATGACACGTTCGACGCCATGGGCGCGGTTTGGGGGCAACAATACGGGCTGGAGGTGGTGAATTATTTCGCCGATGGAAACGAACCCCGCTACGAGACCCCCAGCTTCCGCCGCTCCAACGCCTGGGAGGCCACCGCGCGCGAGGTTCGCGCGGTGCGCACAGGCGTCGGCATCAACGAATTGCAGAATTTCGGCAAATACCGCGTCACGGGCCGCGATGCCCGCGCCTGGCTCGACCGCCTCATGGCCGGCCGCATCCCTGCGCCGGGGCGGCTCTCGCTCTCGCCCATGCTGTCGCAAAAGGGCCGGATCGTGGGGGATTTCACCATATCCTGCCTGTCGCCGACCGAATTCCAGCTCACCGCCAGCTATGGCGCGCAGGATTACCACCTGCGCTGGTTCGACCAGTGGCGCGAGGGCGATGTGCAGATCGCCAATGTCTCGGACACGCGCACCGGCTTCCAGATCGCAGGCCCACGCGCCCGCGATCTTCTGGCCGCCATCGCGCGGCAGGATGTGGGCGACATGGCCTTCATGGATGTCCGCCGCCTGACCATGGGCCTCAGCGATGCCATCGTCCAGCGCGTCAGCTATACCGGCGATCTGGGCTACGAGATCTATGTCGACGCGATGGAACAGCGCGCGCTCTGGCGGGCGCTCTGGGACAAGGGGCAGGCCTTCGGGATCAAACCCTTCGGCATGCGCGCGATGATGTCCCTGCGGCTCGACCGGGGCTTCGGGTCGTGGATGCGCGAATTCTCCCCCGATTACACCCCTGCCGAGACCGGCCTCGACCGGTTCATCGCCTGGAGGAAACCCGTCGATTTCATCGGGCGGCCCGCGGCCGAGGCCGCGCGCGCCGCGCCGCCTGCCCGCCGTCTCGTGCAGATGGTGGTCGAGGCGCGCGATGCCGATGTCGTGGCCTATGAACCGATCTGGCTTGACGGGGCGGTCGTGGGCTTTTGCACCTCGGGCGGCTATGCGCATTGGTCCGGGGTGTCGACCGCGTTCGGCTTCTTGCCCGCCGACAGGATCGCGGATGGCCTCGAGGTCGAGATCGAGATATTGGGCGAGATGCGACCGGCCCGCGTGGTCATGGCGCCCTTGTGGGACGATCCGCGCATGCGGGCGTGA
- a CDS encoding shikimate kinase — MGETTPQSREDEAPRLARTIVLVGMMGAGKTAVGRALATRLGVEMRDSDAEIVASSQLSIAEIFERYGEPFFREKESAVIARLLEGEPCILSTGGGAWMSEGNRALLTERAAVLWLKADLELLWSRVRHKTTRPLLRTSAPKKTLTELLAAREPVYALAPLSVHVQADWSIEETAERVLAVLAEAGAVEGYAR, encoded by the coding sequence ATGGGCGAAACGACGCCACAATCGCGTGAGGACGAGGCCCCAAGGCTTGCGCGCACGATCGTGCTGGTGGGCATGATGGGGGCGGGCAAGACCGCCGTGGGGCGCGCGCTGGCCACGCGGCTGGGGGTGGAGATGCGCGACTCGGATGCCGAGATCGTGGCCTCGAGCCAGCTCAGCATCGCCGAGATCTTCGAGCGCTACGGCGAGCCGTTTTTCCGGGAGAAGGAAAGTGCCGTGATCGCGCGGCTTCTGGAGGGGGAGCCCTGCATCCTGTCGACGGGGGGCGGGGCCTGGATGTCGGAGGGCAATCGCGCGCTGTTGACGGAGCGGGCGGCGGTCCTGTGGCTGAAGGCGGATCTGGAACTTCTGTGGTCGCGGGTGCGCCACAAGACCACGCGGCCCTTGTTGCGGACCTCGGCCCCCAAGAAGACCTTGACGGAATTGTTGGCGGCGCGCGAGCCGGTCTATGCGCTGGCGCCGCTGTCGGTGCATGTGCAGGCCGATTGGTCGATCGAGGAGACCGCCGAGCGGGTGCTGGCGGTGCTGGCAGAGGCAGGTGCTGTGGAAGGATATGCGCGATGA
- the aroB gene encoding 3-dehydroquinate synthase, translating into MSVTVHVPLGERAYDVRIGQGLIGRAGAEIAPMLRRPKVWIVTEERVAALHLAALEAGLRAGGVESAALVLPPGEGTKSWPHLIRVVEWLLEERVERRDVVLAFGGGVIGDLVGFAAAILRRGVRFVQVPTSLLAQVDSSVGGKTGINTGHGKNLVGAFHQPALVLADIGVLGTLTARDFRAGYGEVVKYGLLGDAGFFGWLEAHGPALAAGDADLRAEAVRHSVQMKADIVVRDETEQGDRALLNLGHTFGHALEAATGYSDRLLHGEGVAIGCALAFALSARLGLCAQEDPSRVRAHLAEMGMMRDLSEIEGDLPDAEGLVALMGQDKKVVDGKLRFILARGIGEAFVADDVPGEAVREVLSEGLGAGR; encoded by the coding sequence ATGAGCGTGACGGTGCATGTGCCGCTGGGCGAGCGGGCCTATGATGTGCGGATCGGCCAGGGGCTGATCGGGCGGGCGGGGGCCGAGATCGCGCCGATGTTGCGCAGGCCGAAGGTCTGGATCGTGACGGAGGAGCGGGTTGCGGCGCTGCATCTGGCGGCGTTGGAGGCGGGGTTGCGCGCAGGCGGGGTGGAGAGTGCCGCGCTGGTGCTGCCGCCGGGCGAGGGCACGAAGAGCTGGCCGCATCTGATCCGGGTGGTCGAATGGCTGCTCGAGGAACGGGTGGAACGGCGCGACGTGGTCCTGGCCTTTGGCGGCGGCGTGATCGGGGACCTGGTGGGTTTTGCCGCCGCGATCCTGCGCCGCGGTGTGCGCTTCGTGCAGGTGCCCACCTCGCTTCTGGCGCAGGTGGACAGTTCGGTCGGCGGCAAGACCGGGATCAACACGGGCCATGGCAAGAACCTGGTGGGGGCGTTCCATCAGCCCGCGCTTGTGCTGGCGGATATCGGGGTGCTGGGCACGCTGACGGCGCGCGATTTCCGGGCCGGCTATGGCGAGGTGGTGAAATACGGGCTGTTGGGGGATGCCGGCTTTTTCGGCTGGTTGGAGGCCCATGGCCCGGCGCTGGCGGCGGGCGATGCGGATCTGCGGGCCGAGGCGGTGCGCCATTCGGTGCAGATGAAGGCCGATATCGTGGTCCGCGACGAGACCGAGCAGGGGGATCGGGCGCTGCTCAACCTGGGCCACACCTTTGGCCATGCGCTGGAGGCGGCGACGGGCTATTCCGACCGGCTGTTGCATGGCGAGGGGGTGGCGATCGGCTGCGCGCTGGCATTCGCGCTGTCGGCGCGGTTGGGGCTGTGCGCGCAGGAGGACCCGAGCCGGGTCAGGGCGCATCTGGCCGAGATGGGGATGATGCGCGACCTGTCGGAGATCGAGGGGGACTTGCCCGATGCCGAGGGGCTGGTGGCGCTGATGGGTCAGGACAAGAAGGTGGTGGACGGCAAGCTGCGCTTCATCCTGGCGCGGGGGATCGGGGAGGCCTTTGTCGCCGATGACGTGCCGGGAGAGGCGGTGCGGGAGGTTTTGAGCGAAGGTCTTGGGGCGGGGCGCTGA
- a CDS encoding disulfide bond formation protein B, with amino-acid sequence MDKTRMQTRMLIALAGAGSAALLLGAFGFQYLGGLAPCAMCLWQRWPHAVAIALAAVGIALPHALVAVAGAASVLTGAGIALLHTGVERDWWTLNLACTGGAEDLGAMDVTALLDPTQGAGIVLCTEVAWSFLGLSMASWNGLASLVLAGVWIAAAWSSLKKG; translated from the coding sequence ATGGACAAGACGCGGATGCAGACCCGGATGCTGATCGCCCTTGCCGGGGCCGGTTCGGCGGCGCTGCTGCTGGGGGCCTTCGGCTTTCAGTACCTGGGCGGGCTTGCGCCCTGCGCCATGTGCCTGTGGCAGCGCTGGCCCCATGCGGTGGCGATCGCCCTGGCCGCTGTCGGCATCGCCCTGCCCCATGCGCTCGTGGCGGTGGCGGGCGCGGCCAGTGTCCTGACGGGGGCGGGCATCGCGCTGTTGCACACCGGGGTGGAACGCGACTGGTGGACCCTCAACCTTGCCTGCACCGGCGGGGCCGAGGATCTGGGCGCGATGGATGTGACAGCGCTTCTGGACCCGACCCAAGGGGCGGGCATCGTGCTGTGCACCGAGGTGGCATGGTCCTTCCTCGGCCTGTCCATGGCGTCGTGGAACGGTCTGGCCAGTCTTGTCCTGGCCGGGGTCTGGATCGCCGCCGCGTGGTCTTCCTTGAAAAAGGGTTGA
- a CDS encoding usg protein → MQPTETELMLKGYGLTTAEMVYRMPDYRNVLNTFVWQDYDLAPDYPRLFDFIEFWQDQIEGPLHSVRFVHRKLISPGEWRNVTGEFTYH, encoded by the coding sequence GTGCAACCGACCGAGACCGAGCTGATGCTGAAAGGATACGGGCTCACGACCGCCGAGATGGTCTATCGGATGCCCGATTATCGCAATGTTCTCAACACTTTCGTCTGGCAGGACTATGATCTTGCGCCCGATTATCCGCGGCTTTTCGACTTCATCGAGTTCTGGCAGGACCAGATCGAGGGGCCGCTGCATTCGGTGCGCTTTGTCCATCGCAAGCTGATCTCGCCCGGCGAATGGCGCAACGTGACGGGGGAATTCACCTATCACTAA
- a CDS encoding HlyC/CorC family transporter has protein sequence MDPTPLTDSVSALADPGTWITAAVILFLLLCSGFFSGSETALTAASRGKLRSMADRDEPGAKGAERALTLKEDNERLIGGILLGNNLVNILATSLATALFTALLGEGGIAAATLVMTALVLIFAEVLPKTYAINDPERTASRIARPIGLVIAIMAPVVSLVRIVVRGVLRLFGVRIDASANMLSVHEEIMGALSLGHQEGTVEKEQRDRLLGALDLHERTVEEIMLHRSGIEMIDADADPEEILSQALQSSHTRLPVYRGEPENVIGVIHAKDLLRAVDRLTRGDNAPGLQGFKIMDVAVKPYFIPETTTLDDQLRQFLKRHTHFALVIDEYGALRGLITLEDILEEIVGEITDEFDVAETPVLAPGPDGNFVIDGAMTIRDFNRATDFSLPDDEANTVAGLVIHEAQSIPVVGQCFSFHGFRFEVAERDRNRLTRLKVRKLG, from the coding sequence ATGGACCCCACACCCCTGACCGACAGCGTCTCCGCCCTTGCCGATCCCGGCACCTGGATCACCGCCGCCGTGATCCTCTTCCTCCTCTTGTGCTCGGGCTTCTTCTCGGGCTCGGAAACCGCGCTCACCGCGGCCTCGCGCGGCAAGCTGCGCTCGATGGCCGACCGCGACGAGCCGGGTGCCAAGGGGGCGGAGCGCGCCCTCACCCTCAAGGAGGACAACGAACGCCTGATCGGCGGCATCCTCCTGGGCAACAACCTCGTCAACATCCTCGCCACCTCGCTTGCGACCGCCCTTTTCACCGCCCTTCTGGGCGAAGGCGGCATCGCGGCGGCGACGCTGGTGATGACGGCCCTCGTCCTCATCTTCGCCGAGGTCCTGCCCAAGACCTATGCGATCAACGATCCCGAACGCACCGCGTCCCGCATCGCGCGCCCCATCGGCCTTGTCATCGCCATCATGGCCCCCGTGGTCAGCCTCGTGCGCATCGTGGTGCGCGGCGTCTTGCGGCTCTTCGGCGTGCGCATCGACGCCTCCGCCAACATGCTCTCCGTCCACGAAGAGATCATGGGCGCGCTGTCGCTCGGCCACCAGGAAGGCACGGTAGAAAAGGAACAGCGCGACAGGCTTCTCGGCGCGCTCGACCTGCATGAACGCACGGTCGAGGAAATCATGCTCCATCGCTCCGGGATCGAGATGATCGATGCCGATGCCGACCCCGAGGAAATCCTCTCCCAGGCGCTGCAATCCTCCCATACCCGCCTGCCCGTCTACCGGGGCGAACCCGAGAACGTGATCGGCGTCATCCATGCCAAGGACCTGTTGCGCGCCGTCGACCGGCTCACGCGCGGCGACAATGCGCCGGGGCTGCAGGGCTTCAAGATCATGGATGTGGCGGTGAAACCCTATTTCATCCCCGAAACCACGACCCTCGACGACCAGCTGCGCCAGTTCCTCAAGCGCCACACCCATTTCGCCCTCGTGATCGACGAATATGGCGCGCTGCGCGGCCTCATCACGCTCGAGGATATCCTCGAGGAAATCGTGGGCGAGATCACCGATGAATTCGACGTGGCCGAAACCCCCGTCCTCGCGCCGGGACCGGACGGGAATTTCGTGATCGACGGGGCGATGACGATCCGCGATTTCAACCGCGCCACCGATTTTTCGCTCCCCGATGACGAGGCCAATACCGTCGCGGGCCTCGTCATCCACGAGGCGCAATCCATCCCCGTGGTCGGCCAATGCTTCAGCTTCCACGGCTTCCGCTTCGAGGTGGCCGAACGCGACCGCAACCGCCTGACCCGGCTCAAGGTCCGGAAACTGGGCTGA
- a CDS encoding tyrosine recombinase — MAAPRTDQGWISAFLDAQAAEQGAARNTRLAYGRDLVDASGWLARRAESLATATRPGLEAYLAHLDAQGLAPATRARRLSALKQLYRFAVDEGWRADNPALQIKGPGKARTLPDTLTMAEVEALLAAARTHGRTDTDRLRNICLMEVLYATGLRVSELVSLPVASVRGDPRLLLVRGKGDKDRMVPLSGPARTALAAWLARRDADEDSARFERGAKPSPFLFPSRGQSGHLTRIRFFTLIKEISLAAGLDPARITPHTLRHAFATHLLQNGADLRAIQTLLGHADIATTEIYTHILDERLKRLVLENHPLATAPPPRT, encoded by the coding sequence ATGGCCGCTCCGCGAACGGACCAGGGCTGGATCAGCGCCTTTCTCGACGCCCAGGCCGCCGAACAGGGCGCCGCACGCAACACGCGGCTCGCCTATGGCCGCGACCTGGTGGATGCCTCGGGCTGGCTCGCCCGCCGCGCCGAAAGCCTCGCCACCGCCACCCGCCCGGGCCTCGAGGCCTATCTCGCCCATCTCGACGCGCAGGGGCTCGCGCCCGCCACCCGCGCCCGCCGCCTCTCGGCGCTGAAACAGCTCTACCGCTTCGCCGTCGACGAGGGCTGGCGCGCCGACAATCCCGCCCTCCAGATCAAGGGACCGGGCAAGGCCCGCACGCTCCCCGACACGCTGACGATGGCCGAGGTCGAGGCCCTGCTCGCCGCCGCCCGAACCCATGGCCGCACCGACACCGACCGCCTGCGCAACATCTGCCTGATGGAAGTGCTCTATGCCACGGGCCTGCGCGTGAGCGAACTGGTCTCGCTCCCCGTCGCTTCCGTGCGCGGCGATCCCCGGCTCCTTCTCGTGCGCGGCAAGGGCGACAAGGACCGAATGGTCCCCCTCTCCGGCCCCGCCCGCACGGCGCTGGCCGCCTGGCTCGCCCGCCGCGACGCGGATGAGGACAGCGCCCGCTTTGAGCGCGGCGCGAAACCCTCGCCCTTCCTCTTTCCCTCGCGCGGCCAATCGGGCCACCTGACCCGGATCCGCTTCTTCACGCTGATCAAGGAAATCAGCCTCGCCGCCGGTCTCGACCCCGCCCGCATCACGCCCCATACCTTGCGCCACGCTTTCGCCACCCATCTGTTGCAGAACGGCGCGGATCTGCGCGCGATCCAGACGCTTCTGGGCCATGCCGACATCGCCACGACCGAGATCTACACCCATATCCTCGACGAACGCCTCAAACGCCTCGTCCTCGAAAACCACCCGCTCGCCACCGCCCCCCCGCCGCGAACGTAA
- a CDS encoding Hint domain-containing protein: MTVDMTGVDGTGTAALGEAEAHSLQGAGDDPVCFTPGTLIATPRGEVPVETLREGDRVITRDNGIQEIRWVGLRRLDRAALADTPALRPVVLRKGSLGHGLPDRDMAVSPRHGMLVTRAWGEPGFDDPEVLVPALQLLGRPGIVQMDTLRTTYIHILCDRHELVLSNGCWTESFQPGAAALRRLEVPARAEMLARFPELATLDGLGEAEGAELRPAPSEDAVARLQQRA; encoded by the coding sequence ATGACCGTGGACATGACAGGCGTCGACGGGACCGGGACAGCCGCCCTGGGCGAGGCAGAGGCGCACAGCCTGCAGGGCGCGGGCGATGATCCGGTCTGTTTCACCCCCGGCACGCTGATCGCCACCCCCCGTGGCGAAGTGCCGGTCGAAACCCTGCGCGAGGGCGACAGGGTCATCACCCGCGACAACGGCATCCAGGAGATCCGCTGGGTCGGTCTGCGCAGGCTCGATCGCGCGGCGCTGGCCGATACCCCGGCCCTGCGGCCCGTCGTGCTGCGCAAGGGCAGTCTTGGCCATGGTCTGCCGGACCGGGACATGGCCGTCTCGCCCCGGCATGGCATGCTCGTGACCCGCGCGTGGGGCGAGCCCGGTTTCGATGATCCCGAGGTGCTGGTTCCCGCCCTGCAGCTCTTGGGGCGGCCGGGCATCGTGCAGATGGATACGCTGCGCACGACCTATATCCATATCCTGTGCGACCGGCACGAACTGGTCCTGTCCAATGGCTGCTGGACCGAAAGCTTTCAGCCCGGTGCCGCCGCCCTGCGCAGGCTCGAGGTGCCGGCGCGCGCCGAGATGCTGGCGCGGTTTCCCGAACTGGCCACGCTCGATGGCCTGGGAGAGGCCGAGGGGGCTGAGCTGCGCCCCGCGCCCAGCGAAGACGCGGTCGCGCGGCTGCAGCAGCGGGCCTGA
- a CDS encoding exopolysaccharide biosynthesis protein — protein MTIDPMQEAAHMTPDAAAPSTISERLDQLAQEAGGGGVTLDWILAQLHERAFGLFLLVLALPCCIPFLYGVPQIVALPLMFVSAQILMGRSTPWLPAKLGARRVTGASLSALATRAGPWLRRIEALSRPRLAAFTRRPMDQLVGVALVVFSASILVPLPGTNTVPGIAVVIVAMGLLQRDGILVLLGSLLGTAWIATLLVAGATLASLIKTWLGF, from the coding sequence ATGACCATCGACCCGATGCAGGAGGCAGCGCACATGACGCCCGACGCCGCCGCGCCCTCCACCATCTCGGAACGGCTCGACCAGCTGGCGCAAGAGGCCGGCGGCGGCGGCGTCACGCTCGACTGGATTCTCGCCCAGCTCCATGAACGCGCCTTTGGCCTGTTCCTGCTGGTTCTGGCCCTGCCCTGCTGCATTCCCTTTCTCTATGGCGTACCGCAGATCGTGGCCCTGCCGCTCATGTTCGTCTCGGCGCAGATCCTGATGGGGCGCTCCACGCCCTGGCTGCCGGCAAAGCTCGGCGCGCGCCGCGTCACGGGGGCAAGCCTCTCGGCGCTGGCCACGCGCGCGGGCCCCTGGCTCCGCCGGATCGAGGCGCTCAGCCGCCCGCGCCTTGCCGCGTTCACGCGTCGCCCGATGGACCAGCTTGTGGGCGTGGCGCTTGTCGTCTTCAGCGCCTCGATCCTCGTGCCCTTGCCGGGCACCAATACCGTGCCGGGGATCGCGGTGGTGATCGTGGCCATGGGCCTGTTGCAGCGCGACGGCATCCTCGTCCTTCTCGGCAGCCTGCTCGGCACGGCCTGGATCGCGACGCTGCTTGTCGCGGGGGCGACGCTGGCCAGCTTGATCAAGACTTGGCTCGGTTTCTGA
- a CDS encoding DUF2254 domain-containing protein: MFATFLRWLRQQSRRIHVRVILVAVMALVALGVATVIGPLIPEGFGGVVGAGAVDEILPVLASSMLAVVTFSLTIMVTGFSRAEARWTPRSHRLLQEDKTTHSVLATFLGAFLYALLAMILRAADLFGERELVVLFFTTVGVALWIVVTIIRWIIHLDRYGSLEYTADLLEARARQALEALARRPAQGARVMEAGTRPPKGGVAVTARRAGHVTQVFEAALQDSASFLGAEIFVVQPVGSFVQPGEVLARVIGGKPAGEEVLAAIRAAIPVGGARTFEMDPVHAVASLAEVGVRALSPGVNDPNTGVDVTYRLGRVMGSLALEPEGGPRCARVWMLPVDRARLFEVGFGALARYAGHALEVHLAVQDALASLTRLGDGGLADEARKAAADHARRAMAALTDEADRARFQAACLSPVSGP; this comes from the coding sequence ATGTTCGCCACCTTCCTGCGCTGGCTACGCCAGCAATCGCGCCGCATCCATGTGCGGGTGATCCTTGTGGCGGTGATGGCGCTGGTCGCGCTGGGGGTGGCCACGGTGATCGGGCCGCTGATCCCGGAGGGATTCGGGGGCGTCGTGGGGGCGGGCGCGGTCGACGAGATCCTGCCGGTTCTGGCCAGTTCGATGCTGGCGGTCGTCACCTTTTCGCTCACGATCATGGTGACGGGATTCTCGCGGGCCGAGGCGCGGTGGACGCCGCGCAGTCACCGCCTGTTGCAGGAAGACAAGACCACGCATTCGGTGCTGGCGACCTTTCTGGGGGCGTTCCTCTACGCGCTGTTGGCGATGATCCTGCGCGCGGCCGACCTGTTCGGGGAGCGGGAGCTGGTGGTGTTGTTCTTCACCACGGTGGGGGTGGCGCTGTGGATCGTGGTGACGATCATCCGCTGGATCATCCATCTCGATCGCTACGGGAGCCTTGAATATACCGCCGATCTGCTGGAGGCGCGCGCGCGGCAGGCGCTGGAGGCGCTGGCGCGGCGACCGGCGCAGGGCGCCCGCGTGATGGAGGCGGGAACACGCCCGCCCAAGGGCGGGGTCGCGGTCACGGCAAGGCGCGCGGGCCATGTCACGCAGGTCTTCGAAGCGGCCCTGCAGGACAGCGCCAGTTTTCTGGGAGCCGAGATTTTCGTGGTGCAGCCTGTCGGGTCCTTTGTCCAGCCGGGCGAGGTGCTGGCCCGGGTGATCGGGGGCAAGCCTGCGGGCGAGGAGGTTCTGGCCGCGATCCGCGCCGCGATCCCGGTGGGGGGCGCGCGGACCTTCGAGATGGACCCGGTCCATGCGGTGGCGAGCCTGGCCGAGGTGGGGGTGCGCGCGCTGTCGCCGGGGGTGAACGACCCCAATACGGGGGTGGATGTGACCTATCGGCTGGGCCGCGTGATGGGGTCCTTGGCGCTGGAGCCCGAGGGCGGGCCGCGCTGCGCGCGGGTCTGGATGCTGCCGGTCGATCGCGCGCGGCTGTTCGAGGTCGGGTTCGGGGCGCTGGCGCGTTATGCGGGACATGCGCTCGAGGTGCACCTGGCGGTGCAGGATGCGCTGGCATCGCTCACGCGGCTCGGCGATGGGGGGCTGGCCGACGAGGCGCGCAAGGCTGCCGCCGATCATGCGCGCCGCGCCATGGCGGCGCTGACGGACGAGGCCGATCGCGCGCGGTTTCAGGCCGCCTGTCTCAGCCCAGTTTCCGGACCTTGA
- a CDS encoding nucleotidyltransferase family protein has product MSAAEATILLLAAGRSSRMQGRDKLMENIDGEPLVRMMARRALRTGVPVRVVLGADHAARRAALEGLDLQILEATGQDGMAASIRAGVVGVTGPVLLVLADMPEITASDLHLMLSLGAQAPDAILRAASQDGRPGHPVLFPADLVPELAAIRGDMGARDILRAAAARVHLLPLEGERALIDLDTPGDWADWRAKRGG; this is encoded by the coding sequence ATGAGCGCAGCCGAGGCCACGATCCTCCTCCTTGCCGCAGGCCGGTCGAGCCGGATGCAGGGCCGCGACAAGCTGATGGAGAATATCGACGGAGAGCCGCTCGTGCGCATGATGGCGCGCCGCGCACTGCGCACGGGCGTGCCGGTGCGCGTGGTGCTGGGCGCGGATCACGCGGCGCGGCGCGCGGCGCTCGAGGGGCTCGATCTGCAGATCCTGGAGGCAACCGGCCAGGACGGCATGGCCGCCTCGATCCGGGCCGGTGTCGTGGGCGTGACCGGGCCGGTCCTGCTGGTTCTGGCCGACATGCCCGAGATCACGGCAAGCGACCTGCACCTGATGCTGTCGCTCGGCGCGCAGGCCCCCGATGCGATCCTGCGCGCGGCAAGCCAGGACGGGCGGCCCGGTCACCCGGTGCTTTTCCCCGCCGATCTTGTGCCCGAGCTTGCCGCGATCCGGGGCGACATGGGGGCCCGCGACATCCTGCGCGCGGCGGCGGCGCGCGTGCATCTTCTGCCGCTCGAGGGCGAAAGGGCGCTCATCGACCTGGATACGCCCGGGGATTGGGCCGACTGGCGCGCGAAGCGCGGCGGCTGA